GCCTCATCCGTGCCGCGCCTGTCCAGCTCGGCATTCGCATTGTGAATGAAGGTGAACAACCCGGCCAGCGCATTCGGCGCGTTCAAATCATCGAACAACGCCCCCTCCACCTCCGCCACTGCCGTCCTCGCCGCCTCAGCTAGTGCCGGCGTCCCACCCGATGCGCCCGCCAACCGATCCGCGAAATCACCCACGCGCCGAACCGCATTGATCGACGCCTCGAGCGCCTCCTCGGACAGATTCAACTCCTTCCGATAGTGCGTGTTGAACACGAAATGCCGCACCGAAGCTGCCGAGATCTGGGCCTCGCGCATCCCCTTGACCGTGGTGACGTTGCCCAGGCGCTTGGCCATCTTGGTGCCTTCGATCAATAAGAAGGCACCATGGCACCAGAATCGTGAGAACGTAGCGCCAGTAGCAGCCTCGGACTGCGCGATTTCGTCTTCATGATGCGGAAAGATGAGATCGATTCCGCCGCAGTGGATGTCCAGCGTCTCGCCCAGCAGATCGATCGCCATCGCCGAACATTCCAGGTGCCACCCGGGCCGACCCCTGCCCCACGGCGAGTCCCACGCCGCCCCGGTCACCTCATCGTTGGGCGTCGCGGCTTTCCAGAGCGCAAAGTCCTGCGCGTTTTCCTTCGAGTAGTCATCCTGCGCGACGCGAGCGCCGGTCTTGAGCTCGCGCTTGTCGAGGCGCGACAGCCGCCCGTACTGCGGAAACCGGTCGATGGCGAAGTACACCGATCGGTCGTCGGCGACGTAGGCGACGCCGCGCTCGATCAGCGTGGCGACCAGCGCGATCATCTGCGGGATGTAGTCCGTCGCCTTCGGATAGACCTCCGCGCGCTCGATGCGCAGGTACTCGCGGTCCTGATGAAAAACTTCGGTGACCGGCTCCGTCACTTGGCGAATCGTTTTTTTCTGTTCGTGCGCGCGCTTGATGATCTTGTCATCGACGTCCGTCAGGTTCATCACCTGGCGCACCTTCCATCCGCGCAGACGCAGCGTCCGCCGCAGCAAGTCCGCGAACAAAAACGTGCGAAAGTTGCCGAGGTGGGCGGGGTTGTACACGGTGGGTCCGCAGCTGTAGATGCGTACCGTCTCGCCGTCCGCGGGCGCGAACGGTTCGATCGAGCGCGTCATCGTGTTGAACAGGCGGAATTCGGCGGGCATGCGTCAGCGCGTTGAGGTGAATTCAACGAATGCTAGACGTGTCCCGAAGAGCGGTCAACAAATCTGCGCGCGCGCGAAGCCTTCGGCGACGCGCGTCGCGGCGCGGACGTGTGGTCGCAGCACACCGCCGCGAAGCTCGACCATGCGCGTCGTGACGTCGGCGACGCTGTCCGCCTCGCGAGCGCCGACGACGATTGCATCGCCCGCCGCTCGACGCCCGGCAATCCACGTGCGGACGTGGGCGCCGGCGAGGACGTCCGCCGGCAGATCGACGAGATGGACGTGCGCATCGCCCGCCGCTCCGGCGCGAAGCAAGTCGGTGCGCGCGACGTGATAGACCGCGCGTCGCGCCGCGAGCGCCCGATCGCGTTCGCCAAACCATTCGATGTCGCCGGCGTCGACTCGCAGCAGGCCGGCGAGGCACAACATCAACGTGGACTTGCCCGCGCCCGCGGCACCGATGATGGCGATGGCGTCGCCGCAACGCACGGTGAGATCGATGCCGCGCAGCACGTTTGCCGAGGCGACGCAATTGCCGTCACCGGCGATGTAGCGTTTGCGTACGCCGCGGACCTCGAGCGCGATCGACATGCGGCAATCTTTCGCGCGGATCGCCGTCGTTCACCATCATTTTGTCGCCGACCGGGCTATTGTCGCGCGGGCCTCACGCACGTTCACGCACGTTCACGCACGTGCGCGCACGTTCGCGCACGTTCACGCACTCCGCCGCGCCCCCGACCGCTCCGCCGCCGTCACCACATCGAACGACGTCCCCGGCGGCACGATCACACCACCACCGGGTGCCGGCACGCGCAACACCACGGGACGCTCGCGCGTCGTGCGGCGGAAGCCCTGTCCTTCGTAGATGCGCGTGATCAGAATCCGGCGCACGATCACCATCAGCGCGGCGAGCGTCGGCAGCGCGACGATCAGGCCCAGCGGCCCAAGCAACTTTCCAATCACCAGCACCGACATGATCGTCAGCACCGGCGGCAGATCGACCTTCTTCGACATCACGAGCGGCGAAACGATGTTGCCCTCGATCAAATGCACCACCACGCCAAGTCCAACAACCAACAGCGCGTGGCCGAGCGGCGTGAAGCCGTAGTAGCCCTTGCCCGTCAGCACGAACAACGCCGGCAGCGTCGTCGACAACAGCGTGCCGAAGAACGGGACGATCGCCACGAGCCCGGTGAAGATGCCGAACGGCAGCCAGAACGGCACGTTCAACAAATACAAACCAAGCGCGGTGATCGCGCCCAGGAAGGTCATCGTCAACAGCTGGCCGACGATGTACGCACGCAGCGCATCGGCGAGATCGGCGAGCACGTCGCGCACGAGATCGCGATGGATCGGCGGAAAGAGCGCGATCAGCCACTCGCGATACAACGCGGGATGCAGCGAGAGGTAGATCGCCATCACCATCACCGCGAAAATGCTGATCGCGGCATCGACGAGCTGGAACACCTTCGTGGGAATCGTCCCGAAGAATCCGCTGAATTGATCGTAGACCGCGTGCACCATCCGATGCTCGCCCGGCGGTCCGACAATGTCACGCAGCGCGGGCATGCGGTTCGCCATCCCGTCGATGCCGTTCTCCCACGCCGTCACCTGATCGGGCAGCGCCTGAATCAGCTTGCGCGTCTGATCGATCACCGGCGGCGCGAGAATCCACCCCAGCAACACCAGCACGCTCAGCGATCCGATGATCGCGAACGCGAGACACGCGCCCTCGGGCAGGCGCGTGTGCCGTTCGATCAAACCGGCGACCGCGCCCCAGAACAACGAGATGAGGATGCCGAGCATCAGCAGCACAAAAACCTCAGCGACCGTCTTGAACAGCCAGATGCCCAGGACTGTCAATACCGTCGCTGCCAGGATGGGGCCGAACTTGAACCGCCCCACCGGAACTACCATGCGCGTGCCGTCAGAGGTCAATGGCTTTTCTTCTCGGTGATGTCCTCGATCTCGGCGTGGACTTCCTCTTCGTTGCTTCCCGCGCCGAGCGCTTTCTTCTCGGGTGATCCAGCAGGGAGCATGCCCATCTTCTGCTTGAGGGCAAGAAGCTGCATGTCGACGGTACCCGCCGCCGCGCCGCGCTCGAGCTGCTTGAAGTCCTGCGCGAGGCGGTCGCCCGTGAACTCCTCTTCGATTTCGATCGACGCCTTGAGCTGGCGTTCGTTCGTTTCGATACGCTCTTCCATGCGGGCGAATGCGTCGAACGCCGACTTCTCCGACATCGACGACATCGTTTCGGCGATGCGCTTCTGCGCCTGCGCGCGACGCTGCCGCGCGACGAGCAGATTCTTCTTGCGCTTGGCTTCTTCGATCTTGTCGTTCAGATCGCGGAGCGAGTTCTTGAGCTTCTCCGTTTCCATGCGGTGCTGCTCCCACGTCTGCTCGAGCTGCTGGCCGTGGGTGGAATGCTCCTGCTGCCGCATGAGGGCTTGCTTGGCGAGATCGTCGCGGCCTTCCTTGATCGCGAGCATCGCCTTGTTCTCCCAATCGGCCGCCTGCTTGAACTCGGCGTCCGCCTGATCGCGCAATCGCTTCTCGTCGGCGATCGCCGTGGCCACCTGCTGCTTGGCCTTGGCGAGCTGCGAGCGCATGTCGACCAGAATCTGATTCAACATTTTCTCCGGGTCTTCAGCCCGGGAGATCATGTCGTTGATGTTCGAGCGCAGCAGCGCCGACAGTCTATCGAAGATGCCCATGGATTAGTGTGCCTCGCGGTACGAGCCGAGTTCACGCAGATGCGACGCCAGCGCCACGGTGATGCTCTCGTAGGCGGCGAGGAATTCCTCGAAATCGAGGTGCGACAGCTCGAGCGCCTCGGTCATGACGATGGAATTGTTCTCGATGCCGTAGGAGCCGTGCACCAGATCGGTGGCGTTCAGCTCGAGCAGCCGGCGACTGAGGGTCGCCAGCGAGTCCGCGTTACTGGGAAGCGTCATCACTTTGACGCGCAGCACCACGACGGGCGGTGAGAAGTGCACGACGACGCTGAAATCCAGCTCGCCGCTCGGCTTCAATACATAGAGGCCGGGTTCGACTTCCGAGTACGTCGCCCCCTCGCCCTCCAACCGGTCGAGAAAGCGTTCGATGTCTTCCTTGGTCACCATCGCGTGGTCCTGGCGTGAGATGCTCTAGTTCCTACGATGCAAAGCCGAGAACGTTTCAAGCTGACACTACGTGTCGTCCCGAGCGCAGCGAGGGATGACGGATAAGGTATGACGCGACAGCGCGTTCGGCGAGACGGCCCGACAGGCGTCTCATTCGCTGCGCTTGATCTGCACCAACCGTTCGCGCGCCAATCGTCGTCCCGTCGGCGTGGCGGCGAGGCCGCCGCCCGCCGTTTCGCGATAGCGCACGTCCATCTCGCGACCGATGTCGCCCATGGTATCGATGACTTCATCGGCCGGAATGGCGAACGTGATGCCGGCCATCGCCATCTCGATCGCCGCGAGGGCGATCGCCGCGCCCGTCGCATTGCGGAAGACGCACGGCAGCTCCACCAGGCCACCGAGTGGATCGCAGACGAGGCCCAGCGTTCCCTGCTGGGCGAGCGCCACGGCGTGCATCGCCTGCTCCGGCGAGCCACCCATCATTTCCGTTCCCGCGCCCGCCGCCATGCCGGCCGCGGCTCCCGTCTCCGCCTGACACCCACCCTCCGCGCCGGACAACGACGCACGCTCGGCGACGACGGCGCCGATCAATCCGGCGGTCGCGAGCGCGTCGATCAGCTTTTCGTCGTCGAAGTTGTTGGCGTGCGCCAATCCGGTGAGCACCGCGGGCAGCACACCGGCGCCGCCCGCGGTTGGCGCCGCGACGATCACTCCCATCGCGGCGTTCACTTCCTGCACGGCGAGCGCCCTCGCAAGAATGTCCCGGAACGGCGTGTTGGCCAGCGGGCCATGGCGCCCGTGCACGAGCTTTGCGGCGTCGCCGCCGACCAAACCCGATGCGGATTTCATGTTGCCGGTGAGGCCTTGCTCGACGGCGCCCTTCATCACCGTCAGCGCGCGGCGCAGCACGTCGCGAATTTCGCCGACGGGGCGGCCCTGATCGTCGGATTCGGTCTCGAGCGCGAGCTGGGAGAGCGAGATGCCGCGCGACGTCGCGTCGCGGACGGCCGCCGTGAGAGACTTATACATATTATTTTATGCCGAAACTTTATCAAGGCGAAACGCCCATCGCACCCACGGCAGCGCGCGGATGTGGTCGCGCACGGTTTCGTCGGGATAGTCGTCCAGCTCGATCACCATGAACGCGTCGCCGCCCTTCTTCTGCCGTGTGAGCCGAAGCGTCGCGATGTTCAATCCGTCCTCGGCGAGCAGCGACGCGATCTTCGCGATCGACCCGCGCATGTCCTCGGCCACCAGCACGATCGTGTGATAGTTTCCTGATACCTCGACCGGAAACCCATCGATCCTGCTCACGAGCACGCGCCCCGCACCGAGCGATGCGCCGGTCATCACCGCCGACCGGTCGGCGCGCTCGACGGTGATGCGCACGCTGTTCGGATGCGCCTCCTCGTCGAGCGTCGTCTTCTCGAACCGATAATCCAGCCCCTCACGCTCCGCGATCTCGAGGGCCGTGCGAATGCGATCGTCGTCCGGGCGAAAGCCCATCAAACCCGCGACGATCGCTTTGTCGGTGCCGTGTCCTTCACCGGTGCGCGCGAACGACCCGTGCAGCTCGATCTTCGCGCGCTCGGGCGTTCCGCCGACGAGGCCGCGGGCGAGAAGCCCGATCCGGCACGCGCCTGCGGTGTGTGATGAGCTCGGCCCAACCATGACGGGGCCGATGATGTCGAGGAGGGAGACCATTCGTGAAACCTAGACGGTGGTGTCACACGCGTTCACCCAGCCTTGCGCTTCTTCTCTCTCGCCAGCAACGGCCTCAGGAATTCACCGGTATACGACGCCTGTACCGCCGCCACATCCTCCGGCGTCCCCTGCGCGACAATCGTCCCGCCGCGGTTTCCGCCTTCCGGCCCGAGATCGAGGATCCAGTCGGCCGTCTTGATCACGTCGAGATTGTGCTCGATGACGAGCACCGTGTTCCCGCGATCGACGAGCCGATGCAGCACGTCGAGCAACACACGAACGTCCTCGAAGTGCAACCCCGTCGTCGGTTCGTCGAGAATGTAGAACGTCCGTCCGGTGTCGCGTTTAGATAACTCTGATGCCAGCTTCACGCGCTGCGCCTCGCCGCCGGACAGCGTCGTCGCGCTTTGGCCCAGGTGGATGTAGCCAAGCCCCACGTCGGAAAGCGTTTGCAATTTCTGATGAATGCGCGGCTGATTCTGGAAGAACGCGCACGCGTCTTCGACCGTCATCTCCAGCACGTCGGCGATCGTCATGCCGCGAAAGCGTACCTCGAGCGTCTCGCGATTGTAGCGCTTGCCTTTGCACACCTCGCAGGGGACGTACACGTCCGGCAGGAAGTGCATCTCGATCTTCACGAGACCGTCGCCCTGGCACGACTCGCAGCGGCCGCCCTTCACGTTGAACGAGAAGCGCCCCGGCCCGTAGCCGCGAATCTTCGCCTCGGGCATCTCGGCGAACAATTCGCGAATCGGCGTAAAGAGGCCGGTGTACGTGGCGGGATTCGACCTCGGCGTACGCCCGATCGGACTCTGATCGATGTCGATGACCTTGTCGATGTGCTCGAAGCCCGTGATGCGCGTGTGCGCACCCGGAATCACTCGCGCCCGATAGAAATGCCGCGCGAGCGAGCGATGCAGAATGTCTTCGATCAACGTCGACTTGCCGGAACCCGACACGCCGGTCACCGCCACGAACATGCCGAGCGGAATCTCGACGTCGAGGTTGCGCAGGTTGTGCTCGCGCGCGCCCTCGATGCGAATCTTCTTGTGCGCATCGACCGGCCGGCGCGCCGGCGGCGTCGCGATCTTCATCTCGCCGCTCAGAAACTTGCCCGTCACGGAGTTCGGGTTGCGCATGATCTGATCGACGTCGCCCACCGCGATCACTTCGCCCCCGTGCTTCCCCGCGCCGGGGCCCAAATCAATGATGTGGTTCGCGGCGCGCATGGTCTCTTCGTCGTGCTCGACGACGATCACCGTGTTGCCGAGGTCGCGCAGCTGCTCGAGCGTGGCCAGCAGGCGCGAGTTGTCACGCTGGTGGAGTCCGATCGACGGCTCGTCGAGGATGTACAACACACCCACCAACCGCGAACCGATCTGCGTCGCCAACCGGATGCGCTGTGCCTCACCGCCCGACAACGATTCCGCCGATCGGCCGAGTGTGAGGTAGTCGAGTCCGACGTCGACGAGAAAGCGCAGGCGCTCCTTGACTTCCTTGAGAATTGGACCGGCGATTTCCGGATCGAGCCCCGGCTTCTTGTCGGTGCGCACCGGCACGCGATCAAAGAACGCTAAAGTCTCGGTGACCGGATATTCGACGACCTCGCCGATGTTCTTCCCTTCGACCGTGACGGCGAGCGATTCCGGCTTGAGCCGCCTGCCCTCGCACGCCGAGCACGGCACCTCGATCATGTATTCCTGAAGCTCCATGCGCACGGTATCGGAATCGGATTCCTCGTACCGGCGCTCGATGTTGCGAAGCACGCCTTCCCATTCGATCGAATCTTTGCCTGCCGCCCTCTTGCCTTTGTCGCCGTGGAGGATGGAGTCGCGCACGCTCTTCGACAGGTCGCCCCACGGCGCGTTCAGATCGAACTTGAGCTGCCGCGCCAACGCCGGCAGCACGATCTTCCGCAGATACCCGCTCGGCTCACCCCACGGGATGATCACGCCCTCGAGAATCGAGATGCGCGGATCGCCCAGGATGAGCTGCTCGCTCACGCGGCGCGTGGTGCCAAGGCCGCCGCACTTGGGGCATGCGCCGAAGGGCGAGTTGAACGAGAAGTGTCGCGGCTCGAGCTCGGGCAAGGAGATGCCGCAGGTCGGACAGCCGTAGCGCTCGGAGAATACCTCGGCGGTCTTCGAATCGGCGTTCCCGACTTCGACGACACCGTCCGCCAGCTTGAGGGCCGTCTCGACCGAATCGGTCAACCGCGCGCGATCTTCGTCGCGCACGACGAGACGATCCACGATCACGGAAATCGAATGGTTTTGGCGCTTGTTGAGCTTGGGCGGCGACGCGACCTCGATCAGCTCACCGTCGACGTACGCGCGAATGAATCCCTGCCGGCGCACCTGCTCGAACAGATCGCGGAACTCGCCCTTGCGACCTTGCACGAGCGGCGCGCGCACTTCGATGCGTGTGTCGCGCGGCCACGTCAACACGAGCCCCGCGATCTGCGCCGCGCTCTGTCGCTGCACCGGACGCCCGCAGTTGGGACAATGCGGCGTACCCGCGCGCGCCCATAGCAGGCGGAGGTAGTCGTAGATCTCGGTGACGGTGCCGACCGTCGAGCGCGGATTGTGGCCCGCCGTCTTCTGCTCGATGGAAATGGCGGGCGACAGTCCTTCGATCGAATCGACGTCCGGCTTTTCCATCAGCCCAAGGAATTGTCGCGCGTACGCCGACAGCGATTCGACGTAGCGGCGCTGTCCTTCGGCGTAAATCGTGTCGAACGCCAACGACGATTTGCCGGAGCCGGACAAGCCCGTGATGACCGTCAGGCGATCGCGTGGGATCGTGACGTCGATGTTCCTGAGGTTGTGCTCGCGGGCACCCCGTACGATCAGCGCATCTTCTGCCATAGCCAGGGAAAAGTGCCCATCGGACCGAGCTGATACAAGGTCGCTATATTCGGGGATGCCTCATACGGACGCCATCGTCGTGCTGACCACCGTCGCCTCGGACGAGGAGGCGGTGAAATTCGTGCGGACGCTGCTCGAACGGCGGTTGATCGCCTGCGGGACGCTTCTTCCGGCGGCGCGCTCGCTCTATCGTTGGCAAGGCAAGCTCGCCGACGAGCGCGAAGTGGTTGTCATGCTCAAGACCCGCTCGGCGCGCCTCGATTCGTTGCGCGCCGCGTTCGACGAGCTGCATCCATACAAGGTGCCGGAGCTGCTCGCCCTTCCAGTCGAGGCCGGAACCGAGAAGTACCTGGAGTGGATCAACGGCGAGACGACGCTCGCGCTGACGTAAGCAACGCGGTAGCACGGCGGAAGTACGGCGGCAGCACAACTGCAGCACAACTGCAGCACGGCAGGACCGATTGACGGCAGGTACCTCAACGACAACTCTCGTTTCACGCCGGACCATGACGTCGAAGGACAAACTCGAAGAAACCGATGTCGAGGCACTCATCGAGCTCGGCATTTCGCTGTGCCGCCGCGCGCGCTGGCGCGATGCGATCGCTCCGCTCGAGCGCGCCGTCAGCCTCGATCCCGAGAAAGCGGTCGCGCACTACCAGCTCGGCGAATCGTACAATCAGGTCGACCGGCTGCCCGAGGCGCTTGCTTCATATGAAACGGCGGCGCGACTGCAGCCTGAGAACTGGCGTGCGATGAACGCCATCGGCCGTGTACTCGATCGCATGAGTCGTCCCGAAGAAGCGACGGCCGCGTATCAACGCGCGCGGGAAGCGCAACGCCGCTAATGCACAGGCGCGTGCTGGTCGGGACCGCGATCATCATCGCGTGGCTCGCCGGCATCGCGCTGCTGGTTCATCGCGAGTACTTCCGCCCGCAAGTCGAACGCCTGGCGGAAGCGGCCATGCGCATTTCTCCCGGCGCGGTCTACTACGGCGTGATGCAGGGCACGAGACAGATCGGCTTCGCCTCGTCGACCATCGACACCGCGCAAGCCTCGATCACCGTCAACGACTACTTCGTCGCCGACATTCCCATCGGTGGGAAAGCGCGCCGCGCGACCGCGCGCACCAACGTGACGCTCTCGCGCGCTCTGCGCCTCAAGAATTTCGATCTTGCGCTGGACACGGAGAGCGGGCCGGTTCGTGCGCGCGGTTTGGTCGAAGGCGACAGCGTGCTGCTGCTCAACATCTCGTCGGGCAACGATACGGGACGCACGTCGCGCATTCCGATCGACGGCCCAATCCTGCTTCCGACGCTCGTCCCGCTCGCGGTCGCCCTGGGCGAGAAGCCGAAAGTCGGCAAACACTACACGCTTCCCGTGTTCGATCCCTCGACGATGGCCCCGAAGAACGTCGAGCTCGAGGTGCGCGCCGAATCGCTGTTCATCGTGAATGACAGCTCGGTGTACGATTCGACCTCCAAGCGTTGGCGCGGCATTCAACCCGATTCGATTCACGCGTGGCAAATCACCTCGTCGTCGAACGGCGGATTCTCCGGATGGATCGACGAGCAGGGGCGCATCGTGGAGACGACGCAGCTTGGCTTCGCGCTGCGGCGCCTGCCCTACGAAGTCGCATTCGAGAACTGGCGCGCCGACTCGAATCACACCATGGTGAGTGACGATCGCGACATCCTCGAGACAACGGCGATCGCCGCGAACAAGAAGCTCGATCGGAACGTCGAATCGTTGACCGCGCGCCTCACGGGAGCCGACCTGTCGGGATTCGACATCAGCGGCCAACGGCAGCGCTTCTCCAACGGAACGCTGACGATCACGCAGATTCCGCCGGAAGCCTTCACGTCGAAGTATCTCGTCGGGCAACGGCCGCCCGTCGATTCGAAGTACACGAGCCCCGAGCCGCTCATCCAGAGCGACGATCCGCAGATTCGCCGGCTCGCGCTTCGCATCGAGGGGCCGCATCGCGACCCGCGGCTCGTTGCCGAACAAATCAACGCGTGGGTATACGACTCGATTCGCCCGCGCGTCACCTTCGGCATTCCAAGTGCGCTCGAAGTGCTCGACAAGCGCGTCGGCGATTGCAACGAGCACACCCAACTCTACGTCGCGCTCGCGCGGGCGATCGGGCTCCCGGCGCGCATTGCCTCGGGCCTCGCCTACGTCGGCGGAAAGTTTTACTACCACGCCTGGCCCGAGGTCTACCTCGGGGACTGGGTCCCCGTCGACCCAACGTTCGGCCAGTTTCCTGCAGACGCTGCGCACCTGCGGCTCATCGTCGGCGGACTCGGTCGCCAAGCCGAGCTGCTGCGGGTGATGGGCAATCTTCAAATCAAAGTGCTGATGGCCAACTCGCGTCCCACGCCCTGAATACGCCTCGCGCATGATCAAGCTCACGAACCTGACCAAGCGATACGGCAGCTTCACCGCGGTGAACGGCATCGACCTCGAGGTGCCGCGCGGGGAGCTGTTCGGATTCCTTGGCCCCAATGGCGCGGGCAAGACGACGACGCTGCGCATGATCGCCGGCATCCTGCGTCCAACGAGCGGCGTGGTCGAGATCGGCGGCATCAACATCGAGCGTGAACCGATCGCGGCGAAGGCGAAGCTCGGCTTCATTCCCGATCGGCCGTTCATCTATGAAAAGCTCACGGGCGCCGAGTTCCTGCGCTTCGTGGCGGGCTTATACGATCAGGAAGGTGAGCAGGTCGAGCACCGCGCGCGCGAGCTGCTGGCACTGTTCGATCTCGAGGAGTGGCGCGACGAGCTGGTCGAGAGCTACAGTCACGGCATGAGACAAAAACTTATCATCTCGAGCGCGTTCGTGCATCGGCCCGAGGTGATCGTCGTCGACGAGCCGATGGTCGGGCTCGACCCGAAGGCCGCGCGCATTCTGAAGGATCTCTTTAGAGAATACACACGACGCGGCCACACGATCATGATGTCCACGCACACGCTCGAGGTGGCCGAGTCGCTGTGCGATCGCATCGCGATCATACAGGCGGGCGTGATTCGCGCCCAGGGCACCATGGCCGAGCTGCGCTCGAGCGCCGCGTCCGGCACGGAAGGGCTCGAGCAGATTTTCTTGCGCCTGACGGGCGAGAACGCGGCGCGCGCGCTGGTCGACGTGCTGGATGCGTAGAGATTCCTCGCTGCGATCGGAATGACGCACATCGCCGGAATGACGGCACTCCCTGACCCGTCCACGCGCCACCTGCTCGTGCCCAAGTGGCTCACCGCCCGCGCGCGCGCGGCCGGTGGCGGCGAACGCGGTCACGGCGCGCGGATGCTCTTGCTCGCGGTGTTCGGACTCGGCTTCTGGGCATTCATCTTCGTGATGCTCTATCGCCT
The Gemmatimonadaceae bacterium DNA segment above includes these coding regions:
- a CDS encoding ABC transporter ATP-binding protein gives rise to the protein MIKLTNLTKRYGSFTAVNGIDLEVPRGELFGFLGPNGAGKTTTLRMIAGILRPTSGVVEIGGINIEREPIAAKAKLGFIPDRPFIYEKLTGAEFLRFVAGLYDQEGEQVEHRARELLALFDLEEWRDELVESYSHGMRQKLIISSAFVHRPEVIVVDEPMVGLDPKAARILKDLFREYTRRGHTIMMSTHTLEVAESLCDRIAIIQAGVIRAQGTMAELRSSAASGTEGLEQIFLRLTGENAARALVDVLDA
- a CDS encoding transglutaminase-like domain-containing protein codes for the protein MLVGTAIIIAWLAGIALLVHREYFRPQVERLAEAAMRISPGAVYYGVMQGTRQIGFASSTIDTAQASITVNDYFVADIPIGGKARRATARTNVTLSRALRLKNFDLALDTESGPVRARGLVEGDSVLLLNISSGNDTGRTSRIPIDGPILLPTLVPLAVALGEKPKVGKHYTLPVFDPSTMAPKNVELEVRAESLFIVNDSSVYDSTSKRWRGIQPDSIHAWQITSSSNGGFSGWIDEQGRIVETTQLGFALRRLPYEVAFENWRADSNHTMVSDDRDILETTAIAANKKLDRNVESLTARLTGADLSGFDISGQRQRFSNGTLTITQIPPEAFTSKYLVGQRPPVDSKYTSPEPLIQSDDPQIRRLALRIEGPHRDPRLVAEQINAWVYDSIRPRVTFGIPSALEVLDKRVGDCNEHTQLYVALARAIGLPARIASGLAYVGGKFYYHAWPEVYLGDWVPVDPTFGQFPADAAHLRLIVGGLGRQAELLRVMGNLQIKVLMANSRPTP